The following proteins come from a genomic window of Sesamum indicum cultivar Zhongzhi No. 13 linkage group LG10, S_indicum_v1.0, whole genome shotgun sequence:
- the LOC105171636 gene encoding uncharacterized protein LOC105171636, whose amino-acid sequence MKLGTLCRIARSCPNVCTKTNFLQHRCFQPDFVPRDPKAKPKIYKYPAFYDPYGPRPPPSDKIVQLAEKIASLPPEERMQIGPALRNKVMHPMLQRISVEGMDLGSQVGARAGSSKAEEKKAEKTTFDVKLEKFDAGAKLKVIKEIRSFTDLGLKEAKDLVEKVPVILKQQVTKDEANSIIEKIKAVGGVAVME is encoded by the coding sequence ATGAAATTAGGTACTCTATGTCGAATTGCTCGTTCTTGCCCCAACGTGTGCACAAAAACCAACTTTTTACAGCACAGGTGTTTTCAACCTGACTTTGTTCCAAGAGATCCCAAAGCCAAGCCCAAGATATACAAATACCCTGCTTTCTATGATCCATATGGGCCGAGACCTCCACCTTCAGACAAGATTGTTCAGCTTGCTGAAAAAATTGCATCGCTGCCCCCAGAAGAGCGAATGCAAATCGGCCCAGCTCTGAGGAATAAGGTAATGCATCCCATGTTGCAACGTATTTCTGTTGAAGGAATGGATTTGGGTTCCCAAGTGGGCGCACGCGCTGGATCTTCTAAGGCTGAGGAGAAAAAGGCTGAGAAAACCACTTTTGATGTCAAGTTAGAGAAATTTGATGCTGGTGCAAAACTAAAGGTGATTAAAGAGATTCGCTCCTTTACGGATCTAGGATTGAAGGAAGCTAAAGATTTGGTTGAGAAAGTACCAGTTATTCTCAAGCAACAAGTGACGAAAGATGAGGCAAACAGTATCATAGAGAAAATCAAAGCTGTCGGTGGAGTTGCAGTGATGGAATAA
- the LOC105171635 gene encoding auxin-induced protein 22D: MEGMIMAHESDLNLKATELRLGLPGTDECEEMVSAAKNNKRASPESVEECGSKGTCAAKSSEHETAPAPKAQIVGWPPVRSYRKNNLQPKKTESESGIYVKVSMDGAPYLRKIDLKVYNGYPELLKALETMFKLTIGEYSEREGYKGSEYAPAYEDKDGDLMLVGDVPWDMFMSSCKRLRIMKGSEARGLGGAL; this comes from the exons ATGGAAGGCATGATCATGGCCCATGAAAGTGATCTAAACTTGAAGGCAACTGAACTGAGATTGGGCTTACCAGGCACAGATGAATGTGAGGAGATGGTTTCTGCTGCCAAGAATAACAAGAGAGCCTCGCCGGAGTCGGTTGAAGAATGTGGATCAAAGGGCACTTGTGCTGCGAAGTCCAGTGAGCATGAGACTGCACCAGCACCCAA GGCACAGATAGTTGGGTGGCCACCAGTGAGATCCTACAGGAAAAACAATCTCCAGCCAAAGAAGACAGAATCTGAATCTGGGATTTATGTGAAAGTGAGCATGGATGGAGCACCTTACCTCAGGAAGATTGATCTGAAAGTTTACAATGGATATCCTGAGCTGCTTAAGGCTTTGGAAACCATGTTCAAACTCACCATAG GTGAATACTCAGAGAGGGAAGGCTATAAAGGATCTGAATATGCACCTGCATATGAGGACAAAGATGGTGACTTGATGCTTGTTGGAGATGTTCCATGGGA CATGTTCATGTCGTCCTGCAAGAGACTGAGAATCATGAAAGGATCAGAAGCTAGAGGCTTGGGTGGTGCTCTATGA